The Bacillus carboniphilus genome contains a region encoding:
- a CDS encoding MFS transporter, with amino-acid sequence MDIFKNKNFVKLFLAALMSQIGTTIGNMAFAFYLLDRFRDQPYYATIAELMYSIPTIFVFFFVGVLADRFDRKKIAENCDWIRAFITLLIFFALYLNSIPLIFLLLFLRSSITKFFFPAENSLVQGILRRDQYSTAAGLNQLLFSIFMVFGVGLGGLTYTYFGIHGAVVIDGISFIISALFIRSCHIPKEARLPNGKVTWKDLNIRSTFRDYKEGIVYILKNRFLTLILFGFFIFGLMTGSFAILPMFTMAYELSPDHVEKHAAYFSISLGIGLLIGNLLATYFANKVKTYQLFIFPIFITSLLVLILGYTSTLSVYLSIVFIIGICLAPVNVAIGGWLPKVVHPKLMGRVSGWIDPLMMFSQSLTLTLIALLFPNIIANIDYVYYGVSAILFIVFVFYFLTLPRLSMVMEKSYERKAKNRLESI; translated from the coding sequence ATGGATATCTTTAAAAACAAGAACTTTGTTAAATTGTTTCTAGCTGCTCTGATGTCTCAAATTGGGACAACCATTGGTAACATGGCTTTCGCCTTTTACCTACTGGATCGTTTTAGAGATCAACCTTATTATGCTACGATTGCCGAATTAATGTATTCAATCCCAACAATCTTCGTTTTCTTTTTTGTTGGTGTATTAGCGGATCGTTTTGACAGAAAAAAGATTGCAGAAAACTGCGATTGGATTAGAGCTTTCATCACATTACTCATTTTCTTTGCGCTCTATTTAAATTCCATTCCTTTAATCTTTCTATTGCTGTTTTTAAGAAGTTCGATAACAAAGTTTTTCTTTCCTGCAGAAAACAGTTTAGTACAAGGGATTTTAAGAAGAGACCAATATTCAACTGCTGCTGGACTTAATCAACTTTTATTTAGTATTTTTATGGTTTTTGGAGTTGGTCTCGGCGGATTAACCTATACCTATTTTGGCATTCACGGTGCGGTTGTAATCGATGGAATTAGCTTTATCATTTCGGCCTTGTTTATAAGGTCGTGTCATATTCCAAAAGAAGCTAGACTTCCTAATGGAAAAGTAACGTGGAAAGATTTAAATATTAGATCGACTTTTCGAGATTATAAAGAAGGGATTGTATATATTTTAAAGAATCGCTTTTTAACCCTTATCCTATTCGGTTTCTTTATTTTCGGTTTAATGACAGGCAGTTTTGCCATTCTTCCAATGTTTACGATGGCTTATGAATTATCACCAGACCATGTTGAAAAACATGCAGCCTATTTTTCCATAAGCTTGGGGATTGGATTATTAATCGGAAACTTATTAGCTACCTATTTTGCAAATAAAGTGAAAACGTATCAACTTTTTATATTTCCTATCTTTATTACATCACTCCTTGTCTTAATATTAGGCTATACGAGTACTCTATCCGTTTATTTAAGTATCGTCTTTATCATTGGAATTTGCTTAGCACCTGTTAATGTCGCTATTGGCGGTTGGCTACCAAAGGTTGTTCACCCTAAATTAATGGGGAGAGTGAGTGGTTGGATAGATCCTTTGATGATGTTTTCCCAATCTTTAACCTTGACTTTAATCGCCCTTTTATTTCCAAACATTATTGCAAATATTGATTACGTCTATTATGGGGTAAGTGCTATTTTATTTATTGTGTTTGTCTTTTATTTTCTCACCTTGCCTCGCCTAAGTATGGTTATGGAGAAGAGCTACGAGAGAAAAGCAAAGAACAGGCTAGAAAGTATTTAA
- a CDS encoding Ppx/GppA phosphatase family protein, with translation MKKNYAIIDVGSNTIRLVIYQIDQIGRFKEIQNVKVVARLRNYLNSQSQLSPEGITVLINTLTSFREVIASYPVAKIKCVATATVRQSTNQREIMQQVKDKTDLDFRVISEYEEAFFGFLAVVNSTPFEEGITIDIGGGSTEITYFNQREIKEFHSFPFGVLSLKQMFVAGELPTETELAKISFFLKQQFSSLSWLNNKQLPIIAIGGSARNVVQIDQAIKKYPLAGVHQYKMKRDDLSSVKSYLQGKTVEQLERVEGLSSDRVDVIIPASEVFLSLYDCVNATSFCLSRKGLRDGVFYEELMRTFQISVFPNVLEESFHELAEEYEIDVNHSFHIAHTAKTMMEELEKLSLMSFSDDDYFYINKASYVYNLGQYIDSESSSQHSFYLLANRTIDGMLHKQRLTIALLASFKNKATFKQYLHPFRLWFTREEQKKLRILGLY, from the coding sequence ATGAAGAAAAATTATGCCATTATTGATGTTGGATCTAATACCATTCGTTTAGTCATTTATCAAATTGATCAAATTGGTCGATTCAAAGAGATTCAAAATGTAAAAGTCGTTGCAAGGTTGAGAAACTATTTAAACTCTCAGAGTCAATTGAGTCCCGAAGGAATCACGGTTTTGATTAACACGCTAACTAGTTTTCGTGAAGTTATCGCTTCTTATCCTGTTGCTAAAATAAAGTGCGTGGCGACTGCAACTGTTCGCCAGTCCACAAATCAAAGAGAAATCATGCAACAAGTGAAGGATAAAACTGATTTAGACTTTCGCGTTATATCAGAGTATGAGGAGGCATTTTTTGGTTTTTTAGCGGTTGTCAACTCAACACCATTTGAAGAAGGAATTACAATTGATATTGGTGGAGGGAGTACGGAAATTACTTATTTTAATCAACGTGAAATAAAAGAATTTCATAGTTTTCCTTTTGGGGTATTATCATTGAAACAAATGTTTGTTGCAGGGGAATTACCAACGGAGACTGAATTAGCTAAAATTAGTTTCTTTTTAAAACAACAATTTTCTAGTCTGTCGTGGTTAAACAATAAACAATTGCCCATTATTGCGATAGGTGGAAGTGCTAGAAATGTAGTTCAAATAGATCAAGCTATCAAAAAATATCCATTAGCTGGTGTTCATCAATATAAGATGAAACGTGACGACCTATCTTCGGTTAAAAGTTATTTACAAGGAAAAACAGTGGAGCAATTAGAAAGAGTTGAAGGTTTATCGTCTGATCGAGTAGATGTAATTATTCCAGCATCTGAAGTGTTTCTCTCTTTATATGACTGTGTGAATGCAACAAGCTTTTGCCTTAGCCGAAAAGGATTGAGAGATGGTGTGTTTTATGAAGAATTAATGAGAACTTTTCAAATTTCTGTTTTCCCAAATGTGTTGGAAGAGAGCTTTCATGAATTGGCGGAAGAGTATGAAATTGATGTTAATCACTCTTTTCATATTGCTCATACTGCAAAAACAATGATGGAGGAACTTGAAAAGCTATCGCTAATGTCATTCTCTGATGATGACTACTTTTATATTAATAAAGCATCATATGTATATAATTTAGGTCAGTATATTGACTCGGAATCAAGCAGTCAACATTCGTTTTATTTATTAGCCAATCGAACCATTGATGGAATGCTTCATAAACAGAGGTTGACAATTGCTTTATTAGCCTCATTTAAAAATAAGGCGACGTTTAAACAATACCTTCATCCATTTCGCTTATGGTTTACAAGAGAAGAGCAAAAAAAGCTGCGAATATTAGGGCTATATTAA
- a CDS encoding RNA degradosome polyphosphate kinase, with protein MEKVKKTVNLGLPQFYNNRELSWLAFNKRVLEESIDQRNPLLERMKFLAIFSSNLDEFFMVRVAGLKDQVKAGFNKPENKAGMTPKQQLTHISENTHELVSLQYKTFTEGLLPELKDENIEIVSMEDLSEVEKKELEMFFDDQVFPVLTPMAVDAYRPFPILLNKSLNLAILLDDEDEIEENRIKTAIVQVPSVLNRFVNVGEKTDGDRFIMLEDVISHFIEKLFYGYRVLSVSEFRITRNADMTIHEEGARDLLKEIEKELKKRKWGSAIRLEVKSGKFDERVLSYLLEELEIHEKDVYQINGPLDLTCLFGFYKKLSQTNETLIYETLIPQPPRDLASDEDLFEVVSEKDIFLHHPYESFEPVVDFIAEAADDPDVLAIKQTLYRVSGDSPIIEGLKRAAENGKQVTVLVELKARFDEENNVQWAKELEKSGCHVIYGMTYLKTHSKITLVVRRRNGKIERFVHLGTGNYNDATAKLYTDMGIMTSDSKFGIDATNFFNYLSGYTEKPHFHQISVAPFDIRRDFLHLIEREIQFQKQFQNGRIIAKMNSLTDKHLIMKLYEASCAGVKIDLIVRGICCLKPGVPSVSENIRVRSIVGRFLEHSRIYYFFHNGEEKMFLSSADLMTRNMEKRVEISFPVYDKHTKNRLKNVFAVQLADNLKAREQDENGEYHYVKREPGDAEVDCQLVLFGMAYRVLEDEE; from the coding sequence ATGGAAAAAGTTAAGAAGACAGTCAATTTAGGTCTTCCTCAATTTTATAATAATCGTGAATTAAGTTGGCTAGCATTTAATAAACGAGTCTTAGAGGAGTCTATTGATCAACGAAATCCTTTATTAGAAAGAATGAAATTTTTAGCTATTTTTAGTTCCAATTTGGACGAGTTCTTTATGGTTCGCGTTGCAGGCTTAAAAGACCAAGTAAAAGCAGGCTTCAATAAACCTGAGAATAAAGCAGGTATGACACCAAAGCAGCAGCTTACTCATATTTCAGAAAACACGCATGAACTAGTCAGTCTTCAATATAAAACATTTACTGAAGGTTTATTGCCAGAATTGAAAGATGAAAATATAGAGATTGTATCAATGGAGGATCTTTCAGAAGTAGAAAAAAAAGAGCTGGAAATGTTTTTTGATGATCAAGTGTTCCCTGTACTCACGCCAATGGCAGTCGACGCTTATCGGCCGTTTCCCATTTTACTAAATAAAAGCTTAAACTTGGCTATTTTGCTTGATGATGAGGATGAGATAGAGGAAAATCGCATTAAAACTGCGATTGTTCAAGTCCCATCCGTTCTTAACCGGTTTGTTAATGTAGGTGAAAAAACAGATGGTGATCGTTTTATAATGTTGGAGGATGTCATTAGTCATTTTATTGAAAAACTGTTTTATGGATATAGGGTTTTATCTGTTTCCGAATTTAGAATTACAAGAAATGCTGATATGACGATTCATGAAGAAGGTGCAAGGGACCTGCTGAAGGAAATAGAAAAAGAGTTAAAGAAAAGGAAATGGGGATCGGCCATCCGTTTAGAGGTGAAATCAGGTAAATTTGATGAACGAGTATTATCATACTTATTAGAAGAGCTTGAGATACATGAAAAAGACGTATATCAAATTAATGGACCTTTAGATTTAACTTGTTTATTCGGTTTTTATAAAAAACTCTCGCAAACAAATGAAACATTAATATATGAGACGTTAATTCCTCAGCCACCAAGAGACTTAGCATCTGATGAAGACTTATTTGAGGTCGTTTCAGAAAAGGATATCTTTTTACATCATCCATATGAATCCTTTGAACCGGTCGTAGACTTTATTGCGGAAGCTGCAGATGATCCAGATGTACTGGCCATTAAGCAGACATTGTACCGAGTAAGTGGTGATTCACCAATCATTGAAGGATTAAAAAGGGCGGCGGAGAATGGCAAGCAAGTAACCGTATTAGTCGAACTCAAAGCTCGCTTCGATGAAGAAAACAATGTCCAATGGGCGAAAGAGCTAGAAAAATCCGGCTGTCATGTTATATATGGTATGACCTATTTGAAAACTCATAGTAAGATTACTCTTGTCGTTAGAAGACGAAATGGGAAAATCGAACGGTTTGTTCATTTAGGTACTGGAAATTATAATGATGCAACTGCAAAACTTTATACAGATATGGGAATTATGACATCAGACTCTAAGTTTGGGATAGATGCTACGAACTTTTTTAATTATTTAAGTGGGTATACAGAAAAACCTCACTTTCATCAAATTTCTGTGGCTCCTTTTGACATAAGAAGAGATTTCTTGCATTTAATTGAACGTGAAATCCAGTTTCAGAAACAGTTTCAAAATGGTCGAATCATTGCTAAAATGAATTCATTGACTGATAAGCACTTGATTATGAAACTTTATGAGGCATCATGTGCTGGTGTTAAGATTGATTTGATTGTTAGAGGTATTTGTTGCTTGAAACCTGGAGTACCTAGTGTGAGTGAAAATATTAGAGTGAGAAGTATTGTTGGACGCTTTCTAGAACATAGTCGAATTTATTACTTTTTTCACAATGGGGAAGAGAAAATGTTTTTATCTTCTGCTGATTTAATGACAAGAAACATGGAAAAGAGAGTGGAAATTTCATTTCCTGTTTATGATAAGCATACTAAAAACCGTTTGAAAAATGTGTTTGCTGTTCAATTGGCAGACAACTTGAAAGCAAGGGAACAAGATGAAAACGGTGAGTATCATTATGTGAAACGTGAACCAGGAGACGCAGAGGTTGATTGTCAATTAGTTTTATTTGGGATGGCTTATCGCGTTTTAGAAGATGAGGAATGA
- a CDS encoding fluoride efflux transporter FluC produces the protein MIKKYLYVGLGGMGGALFRYATYSLFPTMYPTLIVNVIGSFLLGLLTFLFTFRWKDEKLKLFFGTGFCGSFTTMSTFAGEIVNGHAIVYGVITTILGIGFAFVGYMLGQTLIRKERVNG, from the coding sequence ATGATAAAAAAATATCTTTATGTAGGTCTAGGAGGGATGGGAGGGGCATTGTTTCGCTATGCTACTTACTCCCTTTTTCCAACAATGTATCCAACATTAATAGTGAATGTTATCGGTAGTTTTTTGCTAGGGCTATTGACTTTTTTATTTACTTTTCGGTGGAAGGATGAAAAGCTAAAATTGTTTTTTGGAACGGGATTTTGTGGCTCATTTACGACCATGTCCACATTTGCTGGTGAAATTGTTAATGGTCATGCGATTGTTTATGGTGTAATTACAACTATTTTGGGAATAGGATTTGCTTTTGTGGGCTATATGTTAGGACAAACTCTTATTCGAAAGGAGCGAGTCAATGGATAG
- the crcB gene encoding fluoride efflux transporter CrcB: MDSIFSILLVSFGGAFGAIMRFQIGMTIKERSVMKKFPTAMLIVNWIGSFGLAVSYQYIVFEWAQLFISIGFFGSFTTFSTFSVEAFQLIKDRYFFIAAFYIGLTVVGSVLFFYLGYQLS; the protein is encoded by the coding sequence ATGGATAGCATATTTTCCATCCTTCTTGTTTCATTTGGGGGCGCATTTGGAGCGATCATGCGCTTTCAGATCGGGATGACTATAAAAGAAAGGTCTGTCATGAAGAAATTTCCCACTGCTATGCTAATCGTGAACTGGATAGGTTCCTTCGGTTTAGCTGTTAGTTATCAATATATTGTATTTGAATGGGCACAATTATTTATTTCTATTGGTTTTTTTGGTTCATTTACTACTTTTTCCACCTTTAGTGTTGAAGCCTTTCAATTAATTAAAGATCGCTATTTTTTTATTGCTGCCTTTTATATAGGACTGACTGTAGTAGGAAGTGTATTGTTTTTTTATTTAGGATATCAACTAAGCTAA
- a CDS encoding metallophosphoesterase, with translation MTKVNRRKFLKKAILATSGIGVALFSYSYAFYIEPRRLEINPILVKHKKIPTSFDGFTIAQFSDTHLSSDYSLEKLQTTVYKINHLSPDLIVFSGDLIDLANKFERPEKISPILKKLQAPFGKLSIYGNHDHGGYGTELYQQIMVEANFTLLKNDLKVLTMPGGDRIQIAGLDDVMLGLPNFEVMLQRQQDLFTILLAHEPDIADQSKNYPIHLQLSGHSHGGQIALPFIGPIITPPHGQKYPKGRYELDGLTLYTNKGIGMTRIPARLFSVPEITLFTLRSI, from the coding sequence ATGACAAAAGTTAACCGTAGGAAATTTTTAAAAAAAGCCATTTTAGCCACATCAGGGATAGGAGTCGCCCTATTTTCTTATAGTTATGCTTTTTACATAGAGCCTAGAAGGCTTGAAATAAACCCCATTTTAGTTAAGCATAAAAAAATCCCGACATCCTTTGATGGCTTTACTATTGCTCAATTTAGTGATACTCACCTTAGTAGTGACTACTCATTAGAAAAATTACAAACTACTGTTTACAAAATAAACCATCTATCACCTGATTTAATTGTTTTTTCAGGTGATTTAATTGATTTGGCTAACAAGTTTGAACGACCCGAAAAAATTAGTCCCATACTCAAAAAACTACAGGCTCCTTTCGGAAAGTTATCTATTTATGGTAATCACGATCACGGAGGGTATGGAACTGAACTTTACCAACAAATTATGGTTGAGGCAAACTTTACACTATTAAAAAATGATCTAAAGGTTCTTACCATGCCTGGGGGAGATCGTATTCAAATTGCAGGGTTAGATGATGTTATGTTAGGTCTCCCTAATTTTGAGGTCATGTTACAACGTCAACAAGACTTATTTACCATTTTATTGGCTCATGAGCCCGATATTGCTGATCAATCAAAGAACTACCCTATTCATTTACAGCTTTCTGGACATAGTCATGGTGGTCAAATAGCTCTACCTTTTATAGGTCCAATTATCACTCCTCCACATGGACAAAAATATCCTAAAGGTAGATATGAACTAGATGGATTAACACTTTATACAAATAAAGGAATTGGGATGACACGAATACCTGCAAGACTTTTCTCAGTACCTGAAATAACCCTTTTTACGTTGCGATCCATTTAA
- the fadH gene encoding 2,4-dienoyl-CoA reductase — MKKKVIIVTGGSSGMGKAMAARFAKDGANVVITGRNEERLLETKKEIETFEGQVLTVQMDVREPEDVQRMVETTDKTFGTIDGLVNNAAGNFLCPAEKLSFNGWNSVINIVLNGTFYCSSAVGNYWIEKGIKGSIINMVATYAWNAGAGVIHSASAKAGVLTMTRTLAVEWGSKYGIRVNAIAPGPIERTGGAEKLFQSEEAAKRTIQSVPLKRVGTPEEIAGLASFLFSEEAGFINGDCITMDGGQWLNAFPF, encoded by the coding sequence GTGAAGAAAAAAGTAATTATTGTAACTGGTGGATCTAGTGGAATGGGAAAAGCTATGGCAGCACGCTTCGCAAAAGATGGGGCAAATGTAGTTATAACTGGTAGAAACGAAGAGAGATTACTAGAAACTAAAAAAGAAATAGAAACGTTTGAAGGACAAGTTTTGACCGTTCAAATGGATGTTAGAGAACCAGAAGATGTCCAGCGTATGGTTGAAACGACGGATAAGACTTTTGGCACCATTGATGGGTTAGTGAATAACGCGGCGGGTAACTTCCTTTGCCCGGCGGAAAAACTATCTTTTAATGGTTGGAATTCGGTTATTAATATCGTATTAAATGGTACATTTTATTGTAGCTCAGCAGTAGGAAACTATTGGATTGAAAAGGGGATTAAAGGGTCAATTATTAATATGGTTGCCACTTATGCTTGGAATGCTGGAGCAGGGGTTATTCATTCTGCATCAGCTAAAGCAGGAGTTTTAACGATGACAAGAACGTTGGCAGTTGAATGGGGATCGAAGTATGGAATACGTGTCAATGCAATTGCGCCTGGCCCGATCGAAAGAACAGGTGGAGCAGAAAAACTATTCCAATCAGAAGAGGCTGCAAAACGTACGATTCAAAGTGTACCTCTTAAAAGAGTTGGAACACCAGAAGAAATAGCCGGTTTAGCAAGTTTCTTATTCTCAGAAGAAGCAGGTTTTATAAATGGGGATTGTATTACAATGGATGGTGGACAATGGTTAAATGCTTTTCCTTTCTAA
- a CDS encoding EAL domain-containing protein — translation MDALDILTSKEKVHPSYQAIFSADEQAIIGYDVLGHISNENSFSLGLFFSDDTIPEEYRLEIDNIILHKALQTISPQSNNVGLIFLKRNVNLLMIDRGESFLKTLLQYKDEGIQLNRIVLQISEHQYKGDIEQLCHLLNYYRTFGIKVAADHIGKESSNLNRIARLEPHFLKIDLSPFRLKTPSQSYHDVLYSISLLARKIGAGLLYEKIDTSYQLQYAWKNGGQMLQGDYLKTKTDDYICFSSDEGKRKLKEEFREYIKLEKAKLDSLFIFEDQLNSRVAQSLNKRRNLTQEFDQLIIDLTEQFSDCCFRIYICDEDGYQKSSNILRTGKQWELQRDYQDKNWSWRPYFLENVDRMRRDKKGFLSDLYSDIESGEIIRTFSYPLNELHYLFMDLPYAFLYEQDGLL, via the coding sequence ATGGATGCATTAGATATTTTAACGAGCAAAGAGAAAGTCCATCCATCTTATCAAGCTATTTTCAGTGCTGATGAACAAGCAATTATTGGCTATGATGTATTGGGTCATATTTCGAATGAGAACTCCTTTAGTTTAGGGCTTTTTTTTTCAGATGATACCATTCCCGAAGAGTATCGATTAGAAATTGATAATATTATCTTACATAAAGCACTTCAAACCATCTCACCTCAATCGAATAACGTTGGTTTGATATTTTTGAAAAGAAATGTAAATCTTCTGATGATTGATAGAGGAGAAAGTTTTTTAAAGACATTACTTCAATATAAGGATGAAGGAATTCAACTTAATCGAATAGTATTGCAAATTTCAGAGCATCAATATAAAGGAGATATCGAACAGCTTTGTCATTTACTGAACTACTATCGAACATTTGGGATCAAAGTGGCTGCTGATCATATAGGGAAGGAAAGTAGTAATTTAAATCGTATTGCAAGGCTTGAACCGCATTTTTTGAAAATTGATTTGTCTCCTTTTCGTTTAAAAACTCCTAGCCAATCATATCATGATGTCCTTTATTCCATTTCTCTTTTAGCAAGAAAAATTGGTGCAGGATTGTTGTATGAAAAAATTGATACAAGCTACCAACTTCAATATGCGTGGAAAAATGGAGGGCAAATGCTTCAAGGAGACTATTTGAAAACTAAAACAGACGATTATATTTGTTTTTCTAGTGATGAAGGGAAAAGAAAACTGAAAGAAGAGTTTCGTGAATATATCAAACTAGAAAAAGCTAAGCTTGATTCATTGTTTATTTTTGAAGATCAACTAAATAGCCGAGTTGCCCAATCCTTAAATAAACGTAGGAACCTTACACAGGAGTTTGATCAATTAATTATTGATTTGACAGAGCAGTTTTCAGATTGTTGCTTTAGAATTTATATTTGCGATGAAGATGGTTATCAAAAATCTAGCAATATTTTGAGAACGGGAAAACAGTGGGAATTACAAAGAGATTACCAAGATAAAAACTGGAGTTGGCGTCCCTATTTTTTAGAGAATGTGGATCGAATGAGGCGAGATAAAAAAGGGTTTTTAAGTGATCTTTATAGTGATATAGAATCCGGAGAAATCATTCGAACATTTAGTTATCCGTTGAATGAACTTCATTATTTATTTATGGATTTACCTTATGCTTTTTTGTATGAACAGGATGGACTTCTCTAA
- a CDS encoding DUF1797 family protein, giving the protein MSKLIGIIQRLQALQEDNEVNERFFEVDGDKKCSVKYEKSTEIFQIQLYNKGEKTKSYSFDNIDLIAIEVYDLLQ; this is encoded by the coding sequence ATGTCTAAATTAATTGGAATTATTCAGAGACTTCAAGCTCTTCAAGAAGATAATGAAGTAAATGAACGTTTTTTTGAAGTTGATGGAGATAAGAAGTGTAGTGTGAAATATGAAAAGAGTACAGAAATATTTCAAATTCAACTTTATAATAAAGGTGAAAAAACAAAATCCTATTCGTTTGATAACATAGATTTAATCGCTATAGAGGTTTATGATTTATTACAATAA
- a CDS encoding ribonuclease H-like YkuK family protein, giving the protein MEESFNFYNVSENCMSFHTVIERLKAFICKDPLNMFVLSIGTDSHVHQKETRFITAIHLHRVGKGAWGCLKNFHVKREIKSIHEKISTETALSQEIAILFLDSYLNELMELIIPLIDEGADLRFEIHLDIGKKGVTKEFIHEMTGRIRAMGIEAKIKPDSYTAFCYANKYTK; this is encoded by the coding sequence ATGGAAGAATCATTTAATTTTTACAATGTAAGTGAAAATTGCATGTCCTTTCATACCGTTATAGAAAGGTTGAAAGCTTTCATATGTAAAGACCCTCTCAATATGTTCGTTTTGTCGATTGGAACAGATTCACATGTTCATCAAAAAGAAACAAGGTTTATAACGGCCATTCATTTGCATCGAGTTGGTAAAGGAGCATGGGGATGTTTAAAGAATTTCCATGTGAAACGAGAAATAAAAAGTATTCATGAAAAAATTTCAACTGAAACGGCTTTAAGTCAAGAAATTGCTATTCTCTTTTTGGATTCTTATTTAAATGAATTAATGGAGTTAATCATCCCCCTGATAGATGAAGGAGCTGACTTGCGCTTTGAAATTCATTTAGATATTGGAAAGAAAGGTGTAACGAAGGAGTTTATTCATGAAATGACAGGAAGAATTAGGGCGATGGGAATAGAAGCGAAAATAAAGCCCGATTCCTACACTGCTTTTTGTTATGCAAATAAATATACAAAATAG
- the cbpB gene encoding cyclic-di-AMP-binding protein CbpB, with amino-acid sequence MYSLQTEGFLGYAVQDLMIPADKVAHVQLGNNLEHALLVLTKTGYAAIPVLNPDFQLQGLISTNKIMDSILGLERIEFERLEKMKVEEVMNNQIPVLKLEDTLKKAINLVIDHPFLCVVNENDVLEGIFTRRVILKQMKKNC; translated from the coding sequence ATGTACAGTCTTCAAACAGAAGGTTTTCTTGGCTATGCTGTTCAAGATTTAATGATACCTGCGGACAAAGTTGCACATGTGCAATTAGGAAATAATTTAGAACATGCATTGCTTGTTTTAACGAAAACAGGTTATGCTGCGATTCCAGTTTTAAATCCAGACTTTCAACTTCAAGGGCTTATTAGTACAAATAAGATTATGGATTCGATCTTAGGTCTTGAGAGGATTGAGTTTGAACGACTTGAAAAGATGAAAGTTGAAGAAGTGATGAATAACCAGATTCCAGTGCTAAAATTGGAAGATACGTTAAAAAAAGCAATTAATTTAGTGATTGATCACCCATTTCTTTGTGTAGTGAATGAAAATGATGTACTAGAAGGCATTTTCACTAGAAGAGTGATCTTAAAGCAAATGAAAAAAAATTGCTGA
- a CDS encoding VOC family protein: MKINIKRIDHVQLCIPKGEDKIARLFYLEILGFKEINKPNNLKRNGGFWCQNGSVEIHIGVENEPQGKSKRHPAFEIQNLHSVRNYLEKKGVKIKEDPPIPGRIRFSIFDPFNNRIEFLEYNESP; the protein is encoded by the coding sequence ATGAAGATTAATATTAAACGCATTGATCACGTTCAGCTATGTATACCAAAAGGCGAGGATAAAATAGCACGTCTTTTTTACCTAGAAATCCTTGGATTCAAGGAAATTAACAAGCCTAACAATCTAAAGAGAAACGGAGGATTTTGGTGTCAAAATGGCTCTGTCGAAATCCATATAGGGGTAGAAAACGAACCTCAAGGAAAAAGCAAAAGACATCCAGCCTTTGAAATTCAAAACTTACATTCAGTTCGAAATTACTTAGAAAAAAAGGGGGTAAAAATAAAAGAAGATCCTCCCATTCCAGGAAGAATACGATTTTCTATTTTTGATCCTTTTAATAATCGGATAGAATTTCTAGAATACAATGAATCACCGTGA